Proteins encoded in a region of the Clostridium beijerinckii genome:
- a CDS encoding 2-hydroxyacid dehydrogenase: MKLVILEPLGVNKDKLLGMAKESLGNEVDIIYYDTRAEDTETLIERSKDADAVVLSNLPYKKEVIENCPNLKMICVAFTGVDHVAMDYCKERDILVCNCAGYSTAAVADLVFGMVISLYRNIIPCDKVTREGGTKNGLVGFELAGKKFGVVGAGAIGMRTAAIAKAFGCDVYAYSRTKKDVEGIKFVDLDTLMATCDIVSLHVPLNESTKGLINDQKLSLMKESAILINTARGPVLDSSALAEALNNGKIAGAGVDVFEIEPPIPTDHVLFGAKNLIVTPHVAFATAEAFEKRAVIVFDNIEKWLKGTPQNVIK, encoded by the coding sequence ATGAAATTAGTGATATTGGAGCCATTAGGTGTAAATAAGGATAAGTTATTGGGAATGGCAAAGGAAAGCTTAGGAAATGAAGTAGACATAATATATTATGATACAAGAGCAGAAGATACCGAAACATTAATAGAAAGAAGTAAAGATGCTGATGCTGTAGTACTATCTAATCTTCCATATAAAAAAGAGGTAATAGAAAACTGTCCAAATTTGAAAATGATTTGTGTTGCGTTTACAGGAGTAGACCATGTTGCAATGGATTACTGTAAGGAAAGAGACATTTTAGTATGCAATTGTGCTGGATACTCAACTGCTGCAGTTGCAGACTTAGTATTTGGTATGGTTATTTCTCTATATAGAAATATTATACCATGTGATAAGGTGACTAGAGAGGGTGGAACAAAGAATGGGCTTGTGGGATTTGAACTCGCAGGAAAGAAGTTTGGAGTAGTAGGGGCAGGAGCTATAGGTATGAGAACTGCTGCAATTGCTAAAGCATTTGGATGTGATGTATACGCTTATAGCAGGACTAAAAAAGATGTTGAAGGAATCAAATTTGTAGATTTAGATACATTAATGGCTACTTGTGATATAGTATCGCTTCATGTTCCACTAAATGAAAGTACTAAAGGATTAATAAATGATCAAAAACTATCATTAATGAAAGAAAGTGCAATCTTAATAAATACAGCACGAGGTCCTGTTTTAGATAGTTCAGCACTTGCAGAAGCTTTAAATAATGGCAAAATTGCTGGTGCGGGAGTAGATGTATTTGAAATCGAGCCACCAATTCCTACAGATCATGTATTGTTTGGAGCAAAGAATTTAATAGTTACTCCTCATGTTGCATTTGCAACGGCTGAAGCTTTCGAAAAGAGAGCGGTTATTGTTTTTGATAATATTGAAAAATGGTTAAAAGGTACTCCGCAAAATGTAATAAAATAA
- the dcd gene encoding dCTP deaminase, with protein sequence MILSGKEILRNIGSNIIIEPFDEKKINPNSYNLSLHNELLVYENDILDMKTPNPTKVIKIPEDGLLLEPGKLYLGRTNEFTSTSKYVPMLEGRSSTGRLGLFIHVTAGFGDIGFSGYWTLEIFCVQPIKVYPNVEICQIYYHDIHGEYDLYSSGKYQNNKGIQPSLMYKDFEK encoded by the coding sequence ATGATATTATCAGGAAAAGAAATATTAAGAAATATTGGTAGTAATATAATAATTGAACCTTTTGATGAGAAAAAGATAAATCCTAATAGTTACAATTTGTCTTTACATAATGAATTATTAGTTTATGAAAATGATATTTTAGATATGAAAACTCCAAATCCAACAAAGGTTATAAAAATTCCAGAGGATGGATTATTACTAGAACCAGGCAAATTATATTTAGGAAGGACAAATGAATTTACCAGTACTAGTAAATACGTCCCTATGCTTGAAGGGCGCTCTTCAACAGGTAGGTTAGGATTATTCATTCACGTTACAGCTGGATTCGGAGATATTGGATTTTCAGGCTATTGGACGTTAGAAATCTTTTGCGTTCAACCAATAAAAGTTTATCCTAACGTAGAAATATGCCAAATATATTATCATGATATCCATGGAGAATATGATTTATATAGCAGTGGGAAATATCAGAATAATAAAGGAATACAGCCAAGTTTAATGTATAAAGATTTTGAAAAATAG
- a CDS encoding HesB-like protein, whose amino-acid sequence MKNVNISEEAYNEFKAFLEENKITDFNIRINFAGYACSGPVFNISVSEATDADEVEKMNDISFIYEKSLIEQFGGFIILSSDENEGNGLSLKPVIAPEGGCGGSCSGCH is encoded by the coding sequence ATGAAAAATGTTAATATAAGTGAAGAAGCTTATAATGAATTTAAAGCTTTTTTAGAAGAAAATAAAATAACTGATTTCAACATTAGAATAAATTTTGCTGGTTATGCATGTAGCGGCCCAGTTTTTAACATATCTGTTTCAGAAGCTACTGATGCTGACGAAGTTGAGAAAATGAATGATATTTCATTTATATACGAAAAATCCCTAATAGAACAATTTGGTGGATTTATAATACTTTCTTCTGATGAAAATGAAGGTAATGGTTTAAGCTTAAAGCCCGTTATAGCGCCTGAAGGCGGATGCGGTGGTTCTTGCTCAGGATGCCACTAA
- a CDS encoding VWA-like domain-containing protein codes for MDFEEKRQQLLKEAYQLREDDKFSDNYKKNFFELIEDIILYLLQTQDVFFGQFMLRVQRKINTTLTAPVATIPKRDRFEMHFNPFLFLDCNRKEMAALFKHEIYHIMNSHFERERKLKARFSKEAVNVALDISINQYIKDLPPFSKRLDAVNMEYNLSLDENRSVEEYAEEIHKSIKSRIKQDKVDKDDDSKYEVDMSKVHDLWEGAQISDEDISNLTKKTALSAYNENTPKGLENIILAYKEKAEIPWQVVLKNILPSVKSGYKRTITRRNRRQPERLDLRGRLPKSQTELIVAIDISASMKDGDMHKILVEILSITSNIKNKITIIECDSEIRKVYDLRNENDIRKRSKDNGSTKFTPVFKYINENNLRSAVLIYFTDGVGERELKVKPINKKTIWVISGNEELSLKNPYGEIKRINTEKKESSGGNIGLKMVNEAIHDWAR; via the coding sequence ATGGATTTTGAAGAAAAAAGACAGCAACTTTTAAAAGAGGCCTATCAATTGCGTGAAGATGATAAATTTAGTGACAATTATAAAAAAAATTTCTTTGAGTTAATAGAGGATATTATATTATATTTGCTGCAAACTCAAGATGTTTTTTTTGGACAATTCATGCTTAGAGTTCAACGGAAAATAAATACTACATTAACTGCGCCAGTAGCAACTATTCCAAAGCGTGATAGATTTGAGATGCATTTCAATCCATTTTTGTTTTTGGATTGTAATAGAAAAGAAATGGCAGCATTATTTAAACATGAAATATATCATATAATGAATTCTCATTTTGAAAGAGAAAGAAAATTGAAGGCTAGATTTAGTAAAGAGGCAGTAAATGTTGCTTTAGATATTTCAATTAATCAGTATATAAAAGATTTACCACCCTTTAGCAAAAGACTTGATGCAGTTAATATGGAATATAATTTGTCACTTGATGAAAATAGAAGTGTTGAGGAATATGCAGAAGAAATTCATAAATCAATTAAGTCTAGGATAAAGCAAGATAAAGTTGATAAAGATGATGATTCGAAATATGAAGTAGATATGTCAAAAGTCCATGATCTGTGGGAGGGTGCTCAAATAAGTGATGAAGATATTAGTAATTTGACTAAGAAAACGGCTCTAAGCGCTTATAATGAAAATACTCCAAAAGGATTAGAAAATATAATTCTAGCGTATAAAGAAAAAGCGGAAATACCTTGGCAAGTAGTACTTAAGAATATTCTTCCAAGTGTGAAATCAGGATATAAGAGGACAATAACAAGAAGGAATAGAAGGCAGCCGGAAAGATTAGATTTAAGAGGAAGACTACCTAAAAGTCAAACTGAATTAATTGTAGCAATAGATATAAGTGCCAGCATGAAGGATGGTGATATGCATAAGATACTAGTGGAGATACTGTCAATAACTTCAAATATTAAAAATAAAATCACAATTATAGAATGTGATAGTGAAATTAGAAAAGTATATGACTTAAGAAATGAGAATGACATAAGAAAGAGAAGTAAGGATAATGGATCTACGAAATTTACACCTGTATTTAAGTATATAAATGAAAATAATTTAAGAAGTGCTGTATTAATATATTTTACAGATGGTGTTGGAGAAAGAGAGCTTAAGGTAAAGCCAATTAATAAAAAAACTATATGGGTTATATCCGGAAATGAAGAATTATCATTAAAAAATCCCTATGGAGAGATTAAAAGAATAAATACTGAAAAGAAAGAAAGCTCAGGTGGAAATATCGGATTAAAAATGGTAAATGAAGCAATACATGATTGGGCTAGATAG